TTGACGATTTCTTTTGTTCGTGAAACACCGAATTTCTTTAATAAAGTGTTAATCTGAGACTTAATTGTAACTACCTCTACCCTTCTCGCCTTAGCAATCTCATTTACCTTCATTCCTTTTAAAAAGAATTCAATTAATTGTCGTTCTGTGTTGGTAAGATTTGATATATTGTGGATAAAGAAGAGTAGGCTTTTCTCAGACTGCTGCAATCGAATATATTCTTGCATAACCACTTGTTGAACCTTCTGATCAAGCAGGGAATTTCCCATATAAGCATTTCGAATATGAGCTAGTATATCTTTTTCCGAAATTCCCTTAACGATAAAATCAATAGCTCCTGTCCCCATCGCCATTAAGATTACTTCTTTTGTTTCATGAG
This Arthrobacter citreus DNA region includes the following protein-coding sequences:
- a CDS encoding response regulator transcription factor yields the protein MNYPIKIMIADDIQLLVEDLSELLQNQEDMEVVATAISGKEIVELAKRIDHDIILMDIEMESAIAGIKASERIRDWDKNEKIIYLTAHETKEVILMAMGTGAIDFIVKGISEKDILAHIRNAYMGNSLLDQKVQQVVMQEYIRLQQSEKSLLFFIHNISNLTNTERQLIEFFLKGMKVNEIAKARRVEVVTIKSQINTLLKKFGVSRTKEIVKTLKDLNLAHLFL